A single region of the Populus nigra chromosome 2, ddPopNigr1.1, whole genome shotgun sequence genome encodes:
- the LOC133681736 gene encoding DNA replication licensing factor MCM7 yields the protein MKPVRFEEERNLAKDFLSNFADANGESKYMNILQDVANHKFRAVQIDLEDLINYKDLDEEFLRRVTENTRRYVGIFADAIDEVLPKPTEAFPDDDHDILMTQRSEDATENVEGSDANQKMPSEIKRYFEVYIRAPSKGRPFTIREVKASNIGQLVKISGIVTRCSDVKPLMQVAVYTCEECGFEIYQEVTARVFMPLFECPTKRCKTNNTKGNLILQLRASKFLKFQEAKIQELAEHVPKGHIPRSMTVHFRGELTRKVAPGDVVELSGIFLPIPYTGFRAMRAGLVADTFLEAMSVTHFKKKYEEYELRGDEEKQIASLAEDGDIYNKLAQSLAPEIYGHEDIKKALLLLLVGAPHRKLKDGMKIRGDLHLCLMGDPGVAKSQLLKHIINVAPRGVYTTGKGSSGVGLTAAVQKDPVTNEMVLEGGALVLADMGICAIDEFDKMDESDRTAIHEVMEQQTVSIAKAGITTSLNARTAVLAAANPAWGRYDLRRTPAENINLPPALLSRFDLLWLILDRADMDSDLEMARHIVYVHQNKESPALGFTPLEPSILRAYISTARRLSPYVPKELEEYIATAYSGMRQEEAKSNTPHSYTTVRTLLSILRISAALARLRFSESVAQSDVDEALRLMQMSKFSLYSDDRQRSGLDAISDIYSILRDEAARANKMDVSYAHALNWISRKGYSEAQLKECLEEYASLNVWQIHPHTFDIRFIDA from the exons ATGAAACCCGTCCGCTTCGAAGAAGAGAGAA ATCTCGCCAAGGATTTCCTTTCAAATTTCGCCGACGCAAATGGCGAATCTAAATACATGAACATTCTT CAAGATGTTGCAAATCATAAGTTCCGCGCTGTCCAGATCGATCTCGAAGACCTCATTAAT tATAAGGACTTGGATGAGGAATTCCTTAGACGTGTTACTGAGAACACACGTCGATATGTTGGGATTTTTGCTGATGCTATCGACGAGGTGTTGCCAAAGCCGACTGAAGCATTTCCGGATGATGACCATGATATTTTAATGACACAGAGGTCTGAGGATGCAACTGAGAATGTTGAAGGTTCTGATGCGAATCAGAAGATGCCTTCAGAGATCAAGCGTTACTT tgAAGTTTATATTAGAGCACCTTCAAAAGGGCGGCCATTTACCATTAGAGAGGTCAAGGCTTCAAACATTGGCCAGCTCGTGAAGATATCTGGTATTGTGACGCGTTGTTCAGATGTTAAACCACTGATGCAGGTAGCTGTGTATACATGTGAAGAATGTGGTTTTGAAATTTACCAG GAAGTAACCGCTCGAGTCTTCATGCCCTTGTTTGAGTGCCCAACTAAGCGCTGCAAAACAAACAACACAAAGGGGAACCTCATTCTTCAACTCAGAGCATCAAAGTTTCTGAAGTTTCAGGAG GCCAAAATTCAAGAGCTAGCAGAACATGTTCCAAAAGGCCATATTCCACGATCGATGACTGTTCATTTCAGAGGAGAACTCACAAGAAAG GTAGCACCAGGTGATGTCGTTGAATTATCAGGGATCTTCCTTCCAATTCCTTACACTGGTTTCAGAGCAATGCGTGCTGGCTTAGTTGCCGACACATTTTTGGAGGCCATGTCTGTTActcatttcaagaaaaaatatgaaga GTATGAACTTAGAGGAGACGAGGAAAAGCAGATTGCAAGTCTGGCTGAGGATGGAGATATCTACAATAAGTTGGCACAATCATTGGCACCTGAAATCTATGGACATGAAGATATTAAAAAGGCTTTACTTCTTCTTCTCGTGGGTGCTCCTCATCGAAAGTTAAAGGATGGGATGAAG ATTAGAGGAGATTTACATTTATGCTTGATGGGTGATCCTGGTGTTGCCAAAAGTCAGCTTCTGAAGCATATAATAAATGTAGCACCCAGGGGCGTGTACACAACTGGCAAAGGGAGCAGTGGAGTTGGTCTAACTGCTGCTGTTCAGAAAGATCCAGTTACAAACGAGATGGTCCTGGAAGGAGGAGCATTG GTTCTGGCTGATATGGGTATATGTGCTATTGACGAGTTTGACAAGATGGATGAATCAGATCGTACAGCAATTCATGAAGTTATGGAGCAGCAAACTGTCAGCATTGCCAAGGCTGGGATTACAACATCACTCAATGCGAGAACTGCTGTTCTTGCTGCTGCTAATCCTGCCTG GGGAAGATATGATCTACGGAGAACTCCAGCTGAAAATATCAATCTACCTCCTGCTCTCCTATCACGATTTGATCTTCTGTGGTTGATCCTTGATCGAGCAGATATGGACAGCGACCTTGAAATGGCTAGGCACATTGTTTACGTGCACCAGAATAAAGAATCTCCTGCTCTTGGTTTCACTCCACTTGAACCATCTATTCTCCG GGCATATATTTCTACTGCAAGAAGATTGTCCCCTTATGTGCCTAAGGAACTGGAGGAATACATTGCTACTGCATACTCAGGCATGCGGCAAGAAGAAGCTAAATCGAATACTCCTCATTCCTACACGACTGTCCGAACTCTGCTTAGCATACTCCGCATATCAGCT GCCTTAGCAAGACTTAGATTTTCTGAAAGTGTGGCTCAGAGTGATGTGGATGAGGCACTGAGGTTAATGCAGATGTCAAAATTCTCTTTATATTCTGATGATCGTCAGAGATCTGGTCTGGATGCCATCTCTGACATCTATTCAATCTTGCGGGATGAAGCTGCAAGAGCCAATAAAATGGATGTGAGCTATGCCCATGCACTCAACTGGATTTCTAGAAag GGATACAGTGAAGCGCAGTTGAAAGAATGTTTAGAGGAATATGCATCCTTGAATGTCTGGCAGATACATCCCCACACCTTTGATATTCGATTTATCGATGCCTGA
- the LOC133682458 gene encoding vacuolar protein sorting-associated protein 51 homolog, which yields MGEDDMPLDDKAKRTRDLLSSFYSPDPSVSNTSNSFKFASLDAINTTSFDAEQYMNLLVQKSNLEGLLQRHVEMAAEIKNLDTDLQMLVYENYNKFISATDTIKRMKSNIVGMEASMEQLLGKITSVQSRSDGVNTSLFEKREHIEKLHRTHNLLRKIQFIYDLPARLEKCIKSETYADAVKIYIGAMPILKAYGDSSFQDCKQASEEAMATIIKNLQGKLFLDSESIQARAEAAVLLKKLNFPMDNLKAKLFEKLEQSLEGLQLKHEDITNVLVESNNPSEQGNNAESVPGSAHDALVCEFAEAVRAYQVIFPDSEKQLIKLSQDLIAKHFEITAGYIKEWIPIANFLGVLRIIWKDVHLMDKVLREALLPDCSLKASQVAVKQYIKSTFSHLLHDISDSLTNVHIKPKEEAKEHLLVVFLEAGKTAVLQGSVNVLLDFRQLLEENLGGLQLSNLIIEWVREGFQDFFRALHDRFLLLSGKNKSASQDENSTEGMQVEKVIPGLVLVLAQLSVFIEQTAIPRITEEIAAYFSGGGGLASENGPALVPGEISQTFHSDGEILLQHYINMITQKILVLLRKRFTAPNWVKHKEPREVHMFVDLFLQELEAIRTEAKQILPHGVLRKHRRSESNGSTASSRSNPLREDKMIQSNTHRARSQLLETHLAKLFKQKVEIFTKTEYTQESVVTTVVKLCLKSLLEFVRLQTFNRSGFQQIQLDIQFLRASLKEIVEDEAAIDFLLDEVIVGASERCLDPIPLEPPILDKLIQAKLAKEKEQTPLSP from the exons ATGGGGGAAGACGATATGCCGTTGGATGATAAGGCAAAGCGAACGAGAGATTTGTTATCAAGCTTCTATTCTCCAGACCCTTCAGTGTCTAATACTAGCAATTCTTTCAAATTTGCGTCTTTAGATGCCATTAACACCACCTCCTTCGACGCCGAACAGTACATGAATCTCCTG gtgcaaaaatcaaatttggaaGGGCTTCTACAGAGGCATGTTGAAATGGCAGCTGAGATAAAAAATCTAGACACCGATTTGCAAATGCTagtttatgaaaattacaacaAGTTTATTAGCGCCACCGACACAATTAAAAG GATGAAAAGTAATATTGTGGGCATGGAAGCAAGTATGGAGCAGCTTCTTGGCAAG ATAACATCGGTGCAATCAAGAAGTGATGGTGTGAACACTTCTCTTTTCGAAAAGAGAGAACATATAGAGAAATTGCATCGCACACACAACCTTCTTCGAAAAATTCAG TTCATATATGATCTACCTGCTAGACTCGAGAAGTGTATTAAATCAGAGACATATGCTGATGCAGTCAAGATCTACATTGGAGCAATGCCAATTTTAAAG GCCTATGGGGACTCATCATTCCAGGATTGTAAGCAAGCATCTGAAGAAGCTATGGCcactattataaaaaatttgcaG GGAAAGCTATTCTTGGATTCTGAATCCATACAAGCAAGGGCTGAGGCCGCAGTACTTCTTAAGAAGTTGAATTTTCCG ATGGACAACTTAAAAgcaaaactatttgaaaagctAGAGCAATCTCTTGAAGGCCTTCAGCTCAAGCATGAAGACATAACCAATGTTTTGGTAGAATCTAACAACCCCTCAGAACAAGGAAACAATGCCGAGTCAGTTCCTGGTTCCGCGCATGAT GCTTTAGTTTGTGAGTTTGCTGAAGCTGTTCGAGCTTATCAAGTAATTTTTCCCGATTCAGAAAAGCAACTGATTAAACTTTCTCAAGACTTGATTGCCAA GCACTTTGAGATTACTGCGGGTTACATAAAGGAGTGGATTCCAATTGCTAATTTTCTGGGTGTTCTTC GAATTATATGGAAAGATGTTCACCTGATGGATAAAGTGTTGCGGGAGGCTCTTCTCCCTGATTGTTCTTTGAAG GCTTCCCAGGTGGCTgtcaaacaatatataaaaagcaCATTTTCTCACCTTCTTCATGATATCTCAG ATTCCTTAACCAATGTCCATATCAAACCAAAGGAGGAAGCGAAAGAGCATCTTTTGGTGGTTTTCCTTGAGGCAGGAAAAACCGCAGTTCTTCAAGGGAGCGTGAATGTGTTACTG GACTTCCGCCAACTTCTTGAGGAAAACTTAGGAGGGCTTCAACTGAGCAACTTGATTATTGAGTGGGTTCGAGAAGGATTTCAAGATTTCTTCAGGGCACTTCATGATCGGTTCCTCTTGCTTTCAGGGAAAAATAAATCTGCCAGTCAAGATGAAAATTCCACAGAGGGTATGCAGGTTGAGAAAGTGATTCCAGGCCTTGTCCTTGTGCTGGCTCAACTGTCTGTTTTTATTGAACAAACTGCCATCCCTAGAATTACTGAG GAAATAGCTGCTTATTTCTCTGGTGGTGGTGGTCTTGCTTCTGAAAATGGGCCAGCACTTGTTCCTGGTGAAATTTCTCAAACCTTTCATTCAGATGGTGAAATACTTCTACAGCAT TATATAAACATGATAACTCAAAAAATATTGGTTCTCCTGAGGAAGAGGTTTACAGCTCCAAATTGGGTCAAG CACAAGGAACCTAGAGAAGTTCATATGTTTGTTGATTTATTCCTTCAAGAG TTGGAAGCAATAAGAACAGAGGCAAAGCAGATCTTACCTCATGGAGTACTCCGCAAGCATCGTCGCTCTGAAAGCAATGGAAGCACTGCTTCCTCTCGCAGCAATCCATTACGAGAAGACAAAATGATTCAGTCAAACACTCATAGGGCCAGGAGTCAACTTCTTGAAACCCACCTGGCAAAATTGTTCAAGCAAAAAGTTGAGATTTTTACAAAAACTGAATATACACAG GAATCTGTTGTTACTACTGTAGTAAAACTTTGTCTTAAGAGTTTACTAGAATTTGTTCGACTCCAGACTTTCAACCGGAGTGGATTCCAGCAAATTCAGTTGGATATTCAGTTCCTAAGGGCTTCTCTTAAGGAAATTGTTGAAGACGAAGCTGCCATTGACTTTTTGCTTGATGAG GTGATTGTTGGTGCTTCGGAACGTTGTCTTGATCCAATTCCTTTAGAGCCTCCTATCTTGGATAAACTAATTCAAGCGAAGTTGGCAAAAGAGAAGGAACAGACTCCACTTTCTCCGTAA
- the LOC133681836 gene encoding calvin cycle protein CP12-2, chloroplastic-like — MATIAGLNLSTPRVLAKATDTPKAQPPIKLNQQWRRSYQLGSGRVQVRPVRAAPEGISEKVEKSIKEAEEACSGDAASGECAAAWDEVEELSAAASHAKDKKKGSDPLEEYCKDNPETDECRTYED, encoded by the coding sequence ATGGCAACAATAGCTGGTCTTAACCTCTCGACCCCTAGAGTCTTAGCTAAGGCAACAGACACACCAAAAGCTCAACCCCCCATCAAGTTAAACCAACAATGGAGGAGGAGCTACCAACTGGGGTCCGGGCGCGTGCAAGTCCGACCCGTGAGAGCAGCCCCTGAGGGAATATCAGAGAAGGTGGAAAAGAGCATAAAAGAAGCGGAGGAGGCGTGCTCCGGTGATGCAGCTAGTGGAGAATGCGCAGCTGCATGGGATGAAGTGGAGGAGCTGAGTGCGGCTGCTAGCCATGCCAAGGACAAGAAGAAAGGGTCCGATCCTTTGGAGGAGTACTGCAAGGACAACCCCGAGACAGATGAATGCCGCACTTACGAGGATTGA